CCTGGGAGAtcagtccctccctcccagggctccccagccTGGAGGAGTCCACTGCCCTTTGTCACCAGTGCCCTGAGCCCAGGCTTAGTCCGGCTGGATCCTTCTCCCAGACACAGCTGGGATGCAGTGCAACTCAGCCCCCAGTTCCTGGGTCTCTAGAGCAAACAGCTGGGAGAGAGGTAGAATTTACCCCTGGATTGGAGCCAAGAACTGCTTGGCAGAAACCCCTAGGATCCTGTTTCTCCCATCCAGAACCTTTGCCCCATGGCTTCTGCCATCAGACCATTGGTTCTTCTAAATGCTAGGCCCTGTGCTGGGGGAGCAGACCCCAAAAGTAACAGGATTTGGCCTGAAGGAAAGTTTTACCTCCCCAcagctggttttcttttttagtttcaacCATCTTTCTTCCAGGTCTGAGTTCTTCCCTTTCCCAGCTCACTGTCCAGGAGGTTCCTTAATCTGCATTCTCCTTTCTTGTTCCCTCTGGACTAACCCCTGACCCTCTGGTCCCACAGGGTCTCAGACCTTGTTGCTGGGCAGAGACGTGAGAGGAAATGCTGGACCCTCTGGGagtttggatgatttttttacattttctttttgatttgtctACCCAATCAGTTTTCTCCGTTCTGTGCTGATCCCCTTTCAGTCATGATTCCTATCTCCTCCCATGTGGCAGGGCCTGTCTCGAGGCCTGTGGTCACATCTCCAACGTGCTGAAGGAACGTAGGGGCCCCTGACCCAAATGCTGATTTGAAGATGGGAAGGAATTCTGCCTTTTCTAATCTGAGATGACTGAATTGGTTGGGGTGAAGGGTCCTTGGAACAGTGACCATTTGCCACCTGAGTGGATGGATTAGGGGATCAGGATGAATGAAGGAGTGAGTTTCcagatttcctcttcctttcttttgctttctcccTGAGGCTCCTGGGATATTTCCAGGGACCACAGAAGCCCAGTTCTACTGTCTTCCTGTCTTGATCTCTTTTCAACCCCGTCTCCCAGAGCATCCCCGATTGATTCCGACACCCTGTTTCATTATTATGTGGGACCCTCAGCCAGCCCCCAGTGGGGCAGAGGCTGAGAGATGAGCTATTCCTTTGAACCCTGGCTCTTTGCACATGTAGAGATGGGCCTGATACTACCCAGCTTTCGAAAGAAGCTCTTTTTTGTAGTGTGAGAGAGTGAGGGTAAAAATTCTTAGTTCTCAGGAAACTAAGCAGGAtccacagagagggagagaaaggcctGGTGAGTGAAATACTGTTTCTATAAGAAGAGGAATGTTCTTATCTAGCTgaggggagctggggtggggatgcTGGTGGCTACCTTGATAAAGTGCCCTTAGTGGTAGAAGGACTTAGGCTGGGAAAAGAGCCCTTCTTTGTGTCCATCTtttcccccaccctcacctcacCACCCGGACGGACTTTGCCCTTTCTGGGAATGATGAAGTACCCAGTCTGAGGAGCCAAGCTCACAGCAGGGAGCTAATATGGGGAGCCTATCCCTGAGAGGTAGGGGAGGAGGACGTAAGGAGGAATCACCGAAAGAGACAGACCTTCAGGGCCTTTGTCAAGGGCTGAAAGGAGCTGTTGCTTTCTCCACCCACTCCCCAcatccacctccctccatctGCTTTTTCTGTCCCCGTTGATTGTTCCCTCATTAATGCAAAGTCTGCTCATCCCCTTCACATCCCCTGCATGTGTGCTTGACCCCTTTAAGAGATTGTGGGGTGGACAGGGGGATGCTATGAAAGGTAACAAAAGTCATTTGAATGGAGTAAGTCCTCCTTCTTTGAAAGGCGACATAATGACGCAGAGCGCCCCTCCCTAGCCTTGGGGGGCACTGGCAGTGCCCCTCAGCAGAGACTCAGCCCACGGATCTGGAGATAAGTGAAGCACGTCATGTCAGCTGCTTAtgcagctctgctctctggatgTTGTCCCCCGACCCATCTCAAAGCCTTGGGACAGTTTGTAACAAACTCAGGTCCCAGAGAAGAGGGGTACCTCCCAGTGACACAGATTCATACCCCCTTCACCCTCAAGAATCAGCCTGTGGAGGAGTGGGCTGGCTTTTCTACCTTTTCCCAGCTGAATTTGTCAGGGGTGGAGTGGTGGGACCTCCCACCAGTGCTGAAAGGTAGCTCCTTCCCTAGAGTTCTCCAGACATTGGGATCCATGACCAGGAGTGACTAAGTGGGTGGGCCACTTTTTTCTATGGTTTCTTCACCGTCTTTTACTTTGCCCCAACCTCCTGTAGCCTGTCAGACTGGCTCCTGAGCGAGAATTCATCAAGTCCCTGATGGCGATTGGCAAGCGGCTGGCCACGCTCCCCACCAAGGAGCAGAAAACACAGCGGCTGATCTCAGAGCTCTCCCTGCTCAACCATAAGCTCCCTGCCCGAGTCTGGCTGCCCACTGCTGGCTTTGACCACCACGTGGTCcgtgtgccccacacccaggcTGTTGTCCTCAACTCCAAGGACAAGGTAGGTGGGCTCTGGCTCAAACCCTACCCCCATTTGGCTCCTCCCGTGGTTGTCCAGGTTTGTGTGTACACCAGGGACGCCCCACCAACATCCTCGCCTCCACAGTTCATGCGCATGTGTCAGTCTTGACTTTACCTCAGTGCTGTTGTGATTCTGGGGGCCCTCTTGTTCCCCTCCTTGGGGCTTGTTTTTCTGGACCAAAGAGGCCTAACCTTTTCAGCTTGCCTCTTCCTTCCCATGTCTCAGGAGAGAATTGCTCTCGAATCTCCTTCCAGCCCTTTGGTAGCTTTTCACCAGTCCTTCCATAACTCTTAGGCTTTCTAGGTACAGTGACAGTGGGAGTAGAGAAGTCTCTTATTTCCAGGATGTTTTCCAATCAGAATGGGAAGGTAAAAGGAGAGAATGTTGCTGAACTTATGTTGGAGAGAGTTAGCTGTTTGCTGATTGGAATGAGTACTGATGGTTCAGATTCTTCTTTCAGAAGAAGTATTGAGGATTAGAACCCTGCTTGGAACAGTGCCCGGCTTTTCCCGTCTCTGTCTGTCTTTAGGACAAGACCCTAAGATAGGCTCCCAGGCCTCTCTGAAGGTGGTAATTGATAGTTTTGCCCAAGTATATCATCTGTACCTGTTGAAGCCCagctgaaacattttattttttaaaagattttatttatttgagagagagagagagattgagagaatgagtgggaggaggggcagagggagaagcagactccctgcagagcagggagcccaatgcggaactcagtcccaggaccctgggatcatgacctgagccgaaggcagacgcttacccaacggAGATACCCAGGTGCCCATCAGCTGAAACATTTTAAAGACCTGTGCACTCTCTCACCCAAATTCTTGAAATGCATGTTCACAGAACAAGTTCCTGCCTTGAATGTGGCATTCATAGTGTCAAGGGACTGACAGGTAAGGGTTGGAGCTAGGAGTGGGCAGCTGGAAAGACTGTTAGCAGAGTTGAGATTTGGGGGGCGGTGGTGGAGGGAATTctattctcacacacacacaccgccccacCAGGCTCCCTACCTGATCTATGTGGAAGTCCTTGAATGTGAGAACTTCGACACCACCAACGTCCCCGCCCGGATACCCGAGAACCGAATTCGGAGCACACGGTCCGTGGAGAACCTGCCCGAATGCGGTATCACCCATGAGCAGCGGGCAGGCAGCTTCAGCACGGTGCCCAACTATGACAACGATGATGAGGCCTGGTCGGTGGATGACATAGGCGAGCTGCAGGTGGAGGTGAGGGAGCTCCCAGGAGGTGGTCCTGGGTCCCAGCACCCGTTCCCCAGGAGCTTTCATTGTATTCGAGACAAGGCAACACACCCTGAGACAGGCTGAGGCAAGTGCCCACACGGGTGAGGTAGGTAGtaatggggaggagggggaaagccCTGAATACCGCTAGTCTGGAATATTCAGGTGGAGCTCACTTTCCTGCAGAAGGAATTTAGGTTAAATAAAAGGATGAACTTCTAAGCCTAAGGGAGTGAgggaaactgaaaatatttattgaacatctgctatATAAAGTTGTCTTAGGAAAGTAGAGAATAAGTCATACATTCAttccttcaagaaatatttatggagagcCTTCTTGTTGCCAGCCTGGAGTACTGTGGACTTGTGAACCAGGGGCCCCTGCCTACAAGGAGTTTATGACCTAAAAAGAAAGGGAACCAAGCCAGTCAGCAGGTAGCTGTAGTGTGGTGAGGTCCAGGTTGTACTGCAGAAAGCGGGGCGTTTTGGCAGCCCTTGAGGGTGGGGGTAGGACTTAACTCCAGACTTGGGCCTGGGCACACCCCAGATGATTTCCTGAGTAGGAAATAGGTCAGCGGGGCCCTGAAGATGGGTAGGAATttgctggacagaacattcccagcagagggaagagcaaatgtGCAGAGACTGGAGGACGAGACAGCTCGGCCCAGTTGAGGAACCGAAGGACATTATGTGTGGCTGTGATGTGCAGTGTGGGTGAGAAGTGGTCAAGAAGGGGGCTAGAGAGGTTGGCGTGAGCCAGTTTGTAGGAAGGATCCTGTCAACTGTGGAAGGAAACTCGGACTCTCTGCTGGGGTTGTGAAGAGCCAGAgccgcatttttttttttttaaagattttatttatttatttgacagagatggagacagccagcgagagagggaacacaagcagggggagtgggagaggaagaagcaggctcatagcggaggagcctgatgtggggcccgatcccataacgccgggatcacgccctgagccgaaggcagacgtagAGCCGCATTTTATGTAGGACTCTGACACAACCAGATTTCACTTTGTGAAGACAGACTCTCTGCCCTTGAGCTTACAGTCCAATTAGGGAGATTGGACACAGACATTTAGGGGGAAGAATCTGTTTATAGGATATACAACAAGGCAGTGTGTGGTAAGTGCCAAGTGGAGTGGAGGATGCAATCTGCTccggaggaagaagaagggaagggccTTGCTGTGGACCATGGGGTCTGGTAGAATATtttgtatttgagagagatggggagattaGACTGAATGGCTGAGACTGAAGAAATGGTCAGAGGGGCCTAGTTGGGAGAGGCTCTGTTCTGGACCCTACGGGAGAACGCAACTATAGCCAGGGAGAACTCCTAGTAGAAGGCTGAAAGTCCAGCTTTCTCTGGCAGTCGTGGCGGGGTCTTCTGGAGAATTTGTTAAACATACAGACTTCAGATCCCAttcccagtaattctacttcagACTGATGGTGGGATACGGCAATTTGCATTTTAGCAGCATCCCAGGTAATGCTGATGAGGTAGTTCACACTTACGGAAACATTGCTGTAAGGCCCGTGTGAGTGCCCAGGCGTTTGGGGTCCAAGTGGTGAGGATGGCGTGGCAGCAGGGCAGGCTTTCTGGAACAGAGcccaggcgggggtgggggggcgatcaCGATGCAGGGGCGGCAAGCATGCAAAGTGACTGGAGGAGCGGGTGACAAAGTGAGGCCTGTGTTTGGCGCTTCTGACCCATGGTTCCCTGCTCTCCCAGCTCCCTGAAGTGCACACCAACAGCTGTGACAACATCTCCCAGTTCTCTGTGGACAGCATCACCAGCCAGGAGAGCAAGGAgcctgtgttcatagcagcaggGGACATCCGGTATGGCCACACCACCCTGCCCCAAGTTCCTCCTCCCTCTCAGgcactgtctgtctctgtccctttcctgtcagcctctcctttccctcttctctgtccttACTCCATTCTTGTCCTGAAGTCCCCAAGCTTGAGGCAGTGAAGGTACAGGTTGAGAAATTACTGGGCTACCACAGAAGGAAGTTACGTTTAAGAGGACTCCAAAGGgatgaaagcccagaggaaggaatTGGAGCAGCAGTTCTTGGAGCGGGTCACACGTGTCAGAatcaagggagagggaggagagcttGCTGGAAATGCAGATGCTGGAGCCACACCTGATCTGAATCAGAGACTCGGTGGAGAAATGGGGAGGGCCTGGTAACCTGCATTGCAACATGATAGCAAACCACCAGGTTAGCAAAACTCTCAGCCCAGGTTTCTATCTCTGTGTGCCCAGAATCAAGGAAAGAGTACAGGAAATGTCTAGACATTAGACAGGGACATGAGGCTCTGGGGTAACTCCTCCAAGCAAATGATATAGTTTCTTCCTGCTAGACGGCGGCTCTCGGAGCAGCTGGCTCACACCCCCACAGCCTTCAGACGAGACCCGGAAGACCCTTCTGCAGTTGCTCTCAAAGAGCCCTGGCAGGAGAAAGTAAGGTGAGTCGGGCGGGTGTGGTCGTTAGGCCCCTCCAAAGCTCAGAGGCAGCCTCAGGTACTTACCTCAGCGTCCGGATTATCCACCAGTCTCTCCCAAACAATCAGGCTCCCAGGCATCTGAATCCTTGCCTTGTGGGGAGTCTGATTTGGACTTCAGGCGGAAGCGATGTCTGTCCTCTCCTGGCGTCAACGCTTTGACACATTTTGCTTCCTTCTTCACAGGCGAATCCGAGAGGGCTCCCCCTATGGCCACCTTCCCAACTGGCGGCTCCTGTCAGTCATTGTCAAGTGCGGGGATGATCTTCGGCAGGAGCTCCTGGCTTTCCAGGTGTTGAAGCAACTGCAGGTAAGAgagggggggaggaagaaggggaactCAGCCCAGCTGAGGTGAGCGTGTAGGTTGTTACGCAGGTGGTTCCACGGGGAGCTCTGCCGGGGACCAGCTCCCTGCCCAGGTCTGAATTGGATGCAGACCAGCGGACGCTGGTGCTCCTTGCTTCCCCTGTCCACCTCCCTGGGAAGTACAGCCACAGGAACAGCTCCACAGCGACGCCTCGTGGCCCTTTTTGACCTGCGCCTGCTGTGATCTCTGAACTCGGGAGGCTGGATTTGTGCTTTAGTCTCCTAACTGGTCTGTGGCAGCTGCTCCGCAGTGTGCTGAGATGTCGATCCCCTGAACCTTTGGATTGGTCACCTGCAAGCAACTTCACCTGTTAATCCTATTCTTTCTATAAATATTGTGATTTTCTTAAGAGGCTTTCTCTGGACCTAAatcctttcctgtcttctccGTATTATTTGAATTTGGATTAATGGCTCATTCTCTGTGCCTTTGAGGTGTCAGTGTGAATTCCTGTTCTCCCTGCCTTTTTTGGGGCTTTCTACCTATATGATGCCTTTTCTCACATACTTCCCTGTATCTTTTTGAACCCTGGACTTCTTTCAGAACTCCCTGGTCCTCAGGGGGATCAGTGGGTTTTACTCATTTGATGGCCTAGAATCCACGGCCACAAGGATGGGAACTGTCCAAGGTGGGGGACAGGGGGAATTTTAGCCCCCTTCCCTAGTTTGGAAAGATGATAGTTTCGTGCCTCTGTGTCTCCTCACAGTCCATTTGGGAACAGGAGCGAGTGCCCCTGTGGATCAAGCCATACAAGATCCTTGTGATTTCTGCCGACAGTGGCATGATTGAGCCAGTGGTCAACGCCGTGTCCATTCACCAGGTGAAGAAGCAGTCACAGCTCTCCTTGCTCGATTACTTCCTGCAGGAGCATGGCAGTTACACCACTGAGGCGTTCCTCAGCGCGCAGCGCAACTTCGTACAAAGCTGTGCTGGCTACTGCTTGGTCTGCTACCTCCTGCAGGTGAAGGACAGGTGGGTGAACTCCTCCTAACCTGTCCCCTCCTGGCGGTCTCACTTGCTCCTCACCTCCCGTCGCCTAGACGTACAAGTGGAGCACACAGCACGTCTTAAGCAGAGACGTGTTGATGTGCCGTTAAGCAGAGAGACATAAACAGGGGCTAGGGTCCAGGGGCAAAGAAGTGAAGGACTTGTGGGAGGAGCAAGGATTGGAGCGAACAGGGTCTCCAGGGACAAAGGAAGGGGAGGACCGGAAGCTGCGGGGGAAGGACGCTCCAGGCAAGGGCACGGCGCAGTGTGCCGGAAGCTCGGGCTACACTGGCTGGCAGAGGAGGAGGCGGTGGTGTCACAGGGAAGCCGCGGTCGGTCAGAGGGGCCTTCAGTATGAGGCTGAGGAGCTTTGTTTTGCACGCAGAGGGTGACAAGGTCCAGGCTGTGTTTAGGGACTGCCCCCCGGGCACAGACGGTGAGGTGGGTGTAAGTGGCTCTTCAGTAAAGCAGGAGGTCCTGAGGCCTGGCCCGAGGGTAGCGGTGGCCACCGAGAGCCAGAAAGAGAAGACGGGTATGAGGGCCACGGTGAGGTACAGTTGCAGCTCCCGGCCCTGACCTCTTCTTATTCCAACGTGTGAATTTCAGAACTTTTAAGTATCTCTCGTTTTGCCCAGAGCTGTCATTTCTTCCAATATCACACTGACCTTTGTGAGGTCCAGCTTCGCATATAGGCGAGCATGTCGGACAGAGATAACCACACCGCCTAGGGTCTTGCTTTCTAAGACAGTGACTCAGGGTCAGCCCCCTGAATGTGCCTGTGAGCCGCGCCTCTCACCGCGCAGAGGGCAGCCTCCTGAAAAGGCTGAGCTGCGGTGGCCCATGCTCCTTGGGTTCCCAGTGGCATGGCAGCACATGAAGACCTAACTCACAGGGCTGCTTCTCAGAAATCTAACATCTGTTAAGTGCCTGTCATTCTTCTGTTAAAACCCGACGAAAACCCTGTCAGGCAGGCGTTTTCTTGTGAGGGAAATGAGGGTCGGGGAGCTTTCAGAACCTCTGCTCATTCTACCCTGCCAGCCCCGTAAACGAGCCCGGCAGAGGCTCTGCATGTGCAGGCTGACGGGAAACGGAACTATATTTATAAGGAGTTTGGTTGCAAGCTTTCGACTGTCCCTGAAGTGGCAGGATTTTGAACCCAGGGCCCAGGGAGTCTAGAGCTGAGCCCTGGATTGAATAAGTgggtggcagggaggcaggggctaGTCAGGCCTCTGGGCTTTCCTGTAGAAACTAATGTCTGGAAGATTTAGTCCATCCCtttaaagagggggagggggcaggcagctgATAAACCTTTTCTAATAACGCAAAAAAAGAATCGTAGTGAAGCCATGAATGGAATCAGCCACTGGAAAAAAGTGGCAACAGTGAATGGGCCCCAAACTGAAATCAGGTGCGCGATCTCCCCAACTGCTTCAGAATGAGCCCCGAACACCTGTGCTTCTGGAGCTACTCCGGCAGTTAGGAGAGAAGCTGTCCCCGGCAGCCCTGGGTCCTTGTGCTCGAAAGTCACTTTtcccctctgggcctctgtttcctcacctgcaaaatgagaGGTTGGACGAGGACATCTAGAACCTTTCTTACTCCCAAGATGGTGCCTGTGTTGGTAAATTTTCTAATGCTTTCCCCAAGGGGGAAGGACTGAGGTGGGACCAGTTCTCCCTCCGTCCCGCTTGTGGCCAGTCAGACCAAAGAAGATGGCTTCAGACCAGGAGCTCTTAGCCTAACAAAGCCTCTGCTGACACGGAGGGGGTCGGTTATGCTGAATGGGCCTGGCTCACATGCTTAGCATGTTAATTGTTCCTCCTCCTGCTGGCCGTTCATGTGGGAATCACAGAGACCTGGGATTTATCTCCCTCTAACTCTTCTTCCTGCAGCTAGACCCTAGTAATTGCTTCCTGAGATTTTCTTTACATAAGTGATCTTACCAAATGGCTAAAACCTACTCCTCTGCTCCTCAGAGCCCCCACACAGTATTTAACATTTAAACTCCACTCAGCCCGCTCTCTTGTGGTGGGGCTCTTGCTCTGCAGTGGGCTGACGGGAATTACCAATAAAACTCGGTAAGTAGGGTCTGACTGGAGGCCTCCCACCGAGCGGAGGGCTTGGCCTCTGAGATGGTTGGCTGGAGCTATAGAGACCTTTCCTTGCTTCCAGGTTCTCTACTCAGCTGGAGTCAGTTTGGGTGCTAgaagcatgatttttaaaaatggggatatTCTTAAACTGTTTTTAAGTTGTCAGTTAATGGTGATTTCGAAAAAAATCATGATGGCAGTTTCAGACCCCAGAGCCTTTGACAGCAGTTTACTTTTCtgatttcccttctttcctctgatTAGCTTTAGGTCGTAAGAGGTTGGGCCCAGAGTTCTAGGCAGCAGCAAACTTGGCAGGAGGCTCCCTAACCTGGTATCACGTGGCCAGGGTGTTGCAGCTCGGGGCTCCCGCCTCAGTCAGACTTACgactgctctttctctcctctgcccctcctcagaCACAACGGAAACATCCTTTTGGACGCAGAAGGCCACATCATCCACATCGACTTTGGCTTCATCCTGTCCAGCTCACCCCGAAACCTGGGCTTCGAGACGTCAGCCTTTAAGCTGACCACAGAGTTTGTGGACGTGAGTCAGGAAGGAGAGGTGCCTCactgtgttctttctctgtcaTGGGAGAGGGAGCTGTGGGCTCCCCCCAAATTAGGGACCAACAGAACAGAGACGGCAGCGAGTCAGGGTGAGGCTAGATGTCCTGGGAGGCTTCCTGCCTGAAAAGAGAGCGGGGAAGTCACGGAGTTTGGCATGTTTGCCCCGATGGAGGAAGTCCTGTCCCGGCTGGCTTGTGAGCCCCCGTACACATACAGGTCTCCCTTCGCAGGTGATGGGGGGCCTGGACGGCGACATGTTCAACTACTACAAGATGCTGATGCTGCAGGGGCTGATCGCTGCTCGGAAGCACATGGATAAAGTGGTGCAGATCGTGGAGATCATGCAGCAAGGTGGGCTGGGAAGAGGCCGTGCATTGGGGGTAGGGCAGTGCCCATAGAGTTTCAGGTTTCCCACTTAATGTTGGGGTCCTGGGGCATGGAACTTCCAAAACGTGGATTCTACCTCAAAACTGGGGGTGTGGTTTCCCGGAGGGTTTCCAAGCTCCAGTGCCATTTGTCCTTTGGGACATTCCTCCTGACTCCTGACagggatgggagggggtggggggtacagACTGCAGTAACTACCCCTTAGGCACCCTCAGGGAGAGAACAGCCCCATCTCCAGCCTCCCGGTCCCTACCCGTCTCCCCATCCCTTGTCCGCctgattttttgtttccttccatcCCTCTGGCTCTGCTCTTTGCCAGTCCAGGTGTTTCCGGTCACCACTTTCCTCCCTGTTGGCCCTTGACCACTGactgccctgtccccagcccccttccctgtcccaaCACTGGCTCCTCTCGGTGCGCTGAAAGTATTTCCTCTCTGCTCTTGATCTGCTCTCCCTGAGCCATTTCCTCACTGCCTTGCCGCCCAGAgtctctcctctcccagctctTCTGGGCCCTCgtctccagccccctcctcaaGGCTGCAGTGTGCACTTGGGCTGAGCTGCcagtctcctcctccccccccatccctgcccccaccccgcaggTTGTCGCCGTTGCTCGGGAGCATCCCCGGCTGGCCCCGTGATGACGGTGGCCCAGGTCATCTGTGAGTGTCAGACGTAGCATAGGCAGAGGCCTGCAACCAGATAAGTGCCCGGCTCAGGGCCCGTTCCCCAGACCCTCTTCCCAGCTTTCCCTCTGGGTCCTGAGACTCTGCTCCCTCCGCGCTTACTGGGGGCGATGTGGTGCcggccctctccccctcccttacACCCTCACCTAGAGGGGCTTAGGAGTGTGGAAGAAGATGGGCTCAAGCCAGGGCCCCCCAACTCCACCTTCCCGTCCCAGGCAGAACCGCATCCGGTCAGGGAGCCCTCCGacgtgggagggagggggcactTCAGATACCCCGGCTCTGTATCACTTGCTGTGGCTGTtaccgctgcccctcccccctttcctgctGTGACCTGCTGTCCTCACCGCTCCCCCAGGTTCTCAGCTTCCTTGCTTCCATGGCTCCAGCACCATCCGCAACCTCAAGGAGCGGTTCCACATGAGCATGACGGAGGAGCAGCTCCAGCTGCTGGTGGAGCAGATGGTGGACGGCAGCATGCGGTCTATCACCACCAAACTCTACGACGGCTTCCAGTACCTCACCAACGGCATCATGTGACACCTGCTTCTCAGGCCCTGGAGTGCTGGGGGATTCGGAGCACCCTCCCCGGGAGGGGCCGTGTCCAAGAAACCCCAGACCAGGAAACCCCACCCACGGGAAATGGAAGgcaagaaatacaaaggatcatgtGGTAACGGTAGCGCTCCCCGGGGGTGGGAGAGCCGGCTGCGGGGCCCAGACTTGCTGGGGCTTCCCTGTCCCCGGCGGTGTCACTGTCCCCATGTGACAGACTGCAGGACTCGCACCCTCCAGAGAACAGAGGTGATAGACAGTGAGGGGCACTGGGGCCTTTCTTCTCACCAGGGTCCAAGAGGTTCTTTCCACAGGACATCCTTACTCCGTTCTGGGTCCCAggaatggggggggagggagcgGGGAAGAGAAGGTTCTTGGTACTTAGGACTTGATCCTGTGGTCGGCCTTTGGCCATGCTGCTGCCCAACTCTGTCCCCTCCCCGCAACTGGCCCAAGCCGAGCTCCCCTTGCTCTGGCGTAGGGTCTACACTTGCAGAGGTTCCCCATCCCAGGGGCGGGGAAGGGAAGGATCACGACCCCTCCAGTGGACAAGGGGATCAGCCGAGTCATAGGGGATTCCCTGGCCTgatcccctccccacacccagggAACTAGCTCTCaacttttcaatttttgtttgaaataaaGTCCTTAGTTAGCCATCTGTGTCCTTTCCGGATTGTATTTTTTTCAGGGGTTGGGGGTAGGTGAGGATTATGAGCAGATGCCTCAGTGTCCTGGACGCCAGAGGCACCACGAAGAACGGGGTGGAAGAAGACTGCTCTTTCCCTGTCTCAGTCAGCGTTGCCTTGTTCTGGGAAGGGCCTCCCACCTTGACTCTCGCCCCCTCCCTGACAAGCCCACAATGTCCGGGTCACATAAAAAGAGGAGCCTGAATGGGGATTAAACCACGAGCAGTTTTAATGGTctggtttttctccctcccatTTCCCCACTGTTAGTATTATTACTACAAGAATAAAGGATTCCTGAGagcctgtcccctcctctcccttggGCCCCCCTTGACAGGACTCATCCCTACCAACCCCCCTGGATttctgggtaaaaaaaaaaagtgaaaggcactgcaggggtgggggtggggggctcaagTGCCAGGGAGTCTGAAGGATGGTGCAGGCGCAGGGCCAGGCCCTTGAGCGTTGAGAAGCATCCTGAGGGCCCCAGCGGGGGC
The nucleotide sequence above comes from Ursus arctos isolate Adak ecotype North America unplaced genomic scaffold, UrsArc2.0 scaffold_12, whole genome shotgun sequence. Encoded proteins:
- the PI4KB gene encoding phosphatidylinositol 4-kinase beta isoform X10, which codes for MGDMVVEPAPLKPTCEPTPGPPGNNGGSLLGVITEGVGELSVIDREVAQKACQEVLEQVKLLRGGVAVSSTDSPLELVNGDVLDSAIRCLDDPPAQIREEEDEMGATVASGTAKGARRRRQNNSAKQSWLLRLFESKLFDISMAISYLYNSKEPGVQAYIGNRLFCFRNEDVDFYLPQLLNMYIHMDEDVGDAIKPYIVHRCRQSINFSLQCALLLGAYSSDMHISTQRHSRGTKLRKLILSDELKPAHRKRELPSLSPAPDMGLSPSKRTHQRSKSDATASISLSSNLKRTASNPKVENEDEPVRLAPEREFIKSLMAIGKRLATLPTKEQKTQRLISELSLLNHKLPARVWLPTAGFDHHVVRVPHTQAVVLNSKDKLPEVHTNSCDNISQFSVDSITSQESKEPVFIAAGDIRRRLSEQLAHTPTAFRRDPEDPSAVALKEPWQEKVRRIREGSPYGHLPNWRLLSVIVKCGDDLRQELLAFQVLKQLQSIWEQERVPLWIKPYKILVISADSGMIEPVVNAVSIHQVKKQSQLSLLDYFLQEHGSYTTEAFLSAQRNFVQSCAGYCLVCYLLQVKDRHNGNILLDAEGHIIHIDFGFILSSSPRNLGFETSAFKLTTEFVDVMGGLDGDMFNYYKMLMLQGLIAARKHMDKVVQIVEIMQQGSQLPCFHGSSTIRNLKERFHMSMTEEQLQLLVEQMVDGSMRSITTKLYDGFQYLTNGIM
- the PI4KB gene encoding phosphatidylinositol 4-kinase beta isoform X8; protein product: MGDMVVEPAPLKPTCEPTPGPPGNNGGSLLGVITEGVGELSVIDREVAQKACQEVLEQVKLLRGGVAVSSTDSPLELVNGDVLDSAIRCLDDPPAQIREEEDEMGATVASGTAKGARRRRQNNSAKQSWLLRLFESKLFDISMAISYLYNSKEPGVQAYIGNRLFCFRNEDVDFYLPQLLNMYIHMDEDVGDAIKPYIVHRCRQSINFSLQCALLLGAYSSDMHISTQRHSRGTKLRKLILSDELKPAHRKRELPSLSPAPDMGLSPSKRTHQRSKSDATASISLSSNLKRTASNPKVENEDEELSSSTESIDNSFSSPVRLAPEREFIKSLMAIGKRLATLPTKEQKTQRLISELSLLNHKLPARVWLPTAGFDHHVVRVPHTQAVVLNSKDKLPEVHTNSCDNISQFSVDSITSQESKEPVFIAAGDIRRRLSEQLAHTPTAFRRDPEDPSAVALKEPWQEKVRRIREGSPYGHLPNWRLLSVIVKCGDDLRQELLAFQVLKQLQSIWEQERVPLWIKPYKILVISADSGMIEPVVNAVSIHQVKKQSQLSLLDYFLQEHGSYTTEAFLSAQRNFVQSCAGYCLVCYLLQVKDRHNGNILLDAEGHIIHIDFGFILSSSPRNLGFETSAFKLTTEFVDVMGGLDGDMFNYYKMLMLQGLIAARKHMDKVVQIVEIMQQGSQLPCFHGSSTIRNLKERFHMSMTEEQLQLLVEQMVDGSMRSITTKLYDGFQYLTNGIM
- the PI4KB gene encoding phosphatidylinositol 4-kinase beta isoform X11; the protein is MGDMVVEPAPLKPTCEPTPGPPGNNGGSLLGVITEGVGELSVIDREVAQKACQEVLEQVKLLRGGVAVSSTDSPLELVNGDVLDSAIRCLDDPPAQIREEEDEMGATVASGTAKGARRRRQNNSAKQSWLLRLFESKLFDISMAISYLYNSKEPGVQAYIGNRLFCFRNEDVDFYLPQLLNMYIHMDEDVGDAIKPYIVHRCRQSINFSLQCALLLGAYSSDMHISTQRHSRGTKLRKLILSDELKPAHRKRELPSLSPAPDMGLSPSKRTHQRSKSDATASISLSSNLKRTASNPKVENEDEPVRLAPEREFIKSLMAIGKRLATLPTKEQKTQRLISELSLLNHKLPARVWLPTAGFDHHVVRVPHTQAVVLNSKDKLPEVHTNSCDNISQFSVDSITSQESKEPVFIAAGDIRRRLSEQLAHTPTAFRRDPEDPSAVALKEPWQEKVRRIREGSPYGHLPNWRLLSVIVKCGDDLRQELLAFQVLKQLQSIWEQERVPLWIKPYKILVISADSGMIEPVVNAVSIHQVKKQSQLSLLDYFLQEHGSYTTEAFLSAQRNFVQSCAGYCLVCYLLQVKDRHNGNILLDAEGHIIHIDFGFILSSSPRNLGFETSAFKLTTEFVDVMGGLDGDMFNYYKMLMLQGLIAARKHMDKVVQIVEIMQQGVSGHHFPPCWPLTTDCPVPSPLPCPNTGSSRCAESISSLLLICSP